A genomic stretch from Leptodactylus fuscus isolate aLepFus1 chromosome 10, aLepFus1.hap2, whole genome shotgun sequence includes:
- the NRBF2 gene encoding nuclear receptor-binding factor 2 has protein sequence MEVMESPLNLAHQQSRKADRFLATGKYEEAIACHRKAAAYLLEAKRLTQSEQAQLSLELQRDSHIKQQLLIQERLKRAKREDKLRAQQKAIAAEKELTAHLQSSYRSSADDPDSQNALVSAGQKSSFNPGKTLQEIHSVLDREPDSLLYLLQKRKEPLEPFKANKVPKDDKTKLEEQATKIKELNLLVDTLLAENEKLKRENRKLRAEVARLQQNPEKELDTDTDFVEKSELWSLQQATPSSPNPSSTWQNFVANTGKVKDIPIPNLPPLDIPLPDLPPLELPEDIQSQITEFKGLMDS, from the exons GCACATCAACAAAGCAGAAAAGCAGACAGGTTTCTGGCTACAGGAAAATATGAAGAGGCTATTGCATGTCACAGGAAAGCAGCTG CCTACCTCTTGGAAGCCAAAAGGTTGACACAGTCTGAGCAG GCTCAGCTGTCACTGGAGCTGCAGCGGGACAGTCATATAAAGCAGCAGCTCTTAATTCAGGAAAGATTGAAAAGAGCCAAAAGAGAAGACAAACTCCGAGCTCAACAAAAAGCAATAGCTGCGGAAAAGGAGTTGACTGCGCATCTCCAGTCGTCATACAGGTCATCTGCAGATGACCCTGACAGCCAAAATGCACTTGTTTCTGCAGGCCAGAAATCCAGTTTTAACCCAGGGAAGACTTTGCAGGAAATCCACAGTGTCCTTGACCGAGAACCAGACTCTCTGCTCTACCTGCTGCAGAAGAGGAAGGAGCCACTGGAGCCCTTCAAGGCAAATAAAGTCCCTAAAGATGACAAAACTAAACTGGAGGAGCAGGCCACCAAGATTAAGGAGCTGAACCTGCTGGTGGACACACTCCTGGCCGAAAATGAGAAACTGAAAAGAGAAAACCGGAAGCTTCGGGCAGAGGTGGCGAGACTGCAGCAGAATCCGGAGAAAGAGCTGGACACGGACACCGATTTCGTGGAGAAGTCTGAGCTGTGGAGTCTACAGCAAGCGACGCCAAGTTCTCCAAACCCCTCATCTACATGGCAGAATTTTGTAGCAAATACCGGGAAGGTTAAGGACATTCCTATACCTAACCTTCCTCCTCTAGACATTCCCTTACCAGATCTTCCTCCCCTTGAGCTCCCTGAAGATATACAATCGCAAATCACAGAATTTAAAGGACTTATGGACAGCTAG